From a single Pirellulaceae bacterium genomic region:
- a CDS encoding phosphoenolpyruvate hydrolase family protein, which yields MRHSRESILKHLRSKIARREPIVGGGAGTGISAKCEEAGGIDLIVIYNSGRYRMAGRGSLSGLLPFGNANEIVKEMAREVLTTVAQTPVIAGVCGVDPFMLRDYFLKELIALGFSGIQNFPTVGLIDGKFRANLEETGMGYALEVECIAAAHRLDLLTTPYVFDENQAVAMTQAGADILVAHMGLTTGGAIGAESALKLEDCVERVNAIATAGRSVRSDVLILCHGGPIAMPPDAQFILDHCDIHGFYGASSMERLPTELAIKGQVADFMKLKLSKS from the coding sequence ATGCGTCATTCTCGCGAATCTATCCTTAAGCACCTACGTTCGAAGATTGCTCGTCGAGAGCCAATTGTGGGTGGAGGAGCGGGAACCGGAATAAGTGCAAAATGCGAAGAGGCAGGTGGTATCGACCTGATCGTAATATACAACTCAGGTCGCTACCGCATGGCCGGACGGGGATCGCTGTCGGGTCTCCTGCCGTTTGGCAACGCTAACGAAATCGTCAAAGAGATGGCTCGCGAGGTCCTGACAACCGTGGCCCAAACACCAGTCATCGCTGGAGTCTGCGGAGTCGATCCGTTTATGCTCCGCGATTATTTCCTGAAAGAACTAATCGCATTGGGATTTTCCGGGATCCAGAATTTCCCGACCGTCGGGTTAATCGATGGCAAGTTTCGAGCCAATCTGGAAGAAACCGGTATGGGCTATGCACTGGAAGTAGAGTGTATTGCGGCCGCGCACCGCCTGGATCTGCTGACGACGCCCTATGTTTTTGACGAAAATCAAGCCGTGGCTATGACCCAAGCAGGCGCCGACATTTTGGTTGCCCACATGGGACTGACTACTGGCGGTGCCATCGGCGCAGAATCGGCGCTGAAGTTGGAGGACTGCGTCGAGCGGGTCAATGCAATTGCCACTGCCGGTCGCAGCGTTCGTTCTGATGTTCTAATACTGTGTCATGGTGGCCCGATCGCCATGCCGCCGGACGCTCAGTTCATCTTGGATCACTGTGACATCCACGGCTTTTATGGTGCTAGTTCTATGGAACGACTGCCGACGGAGCTGGCTATCAAGGGTCAGGTGGCTGATTTTATGAAGCTGAAGCTGTCGAAATCGTGA
- a CDS encoding tetratricopeptide repeat protein, with translation MITACLWLVLAARSSSHAQSVPPLTVQQAVGDQSAKDAPTELVEAVRHYNAGQFEATLKLLDQAAARNTDFHPARPTLARFHLLTGRVAEARAVLELFGAESPQEPEVYRLLGELAFREFRLVEAELLFRELLDKSHAYAISQHRKKQYQIAGHAGLAAVAERRAQWSVAAGHLSEWIALDATNSGAHQRLAEAQFELGKVREAYSSLQIAQQNSVPTFSAEVAMGLMYDQAGQRETAESWMKQALNTAPDQPHVLLAVAQWYWDNDQPQSAQQPIATALLISPQSAQARLLAALVAWQAGKLELAIEHFHVAARLEPGNALIAHQLARALVETGDAKHLQDARVLAEASVKQMPADSNIAATLGWVYLKLELLPEAEQIFKRIALGGQVQPDAAYFLACFAERTGKRAAAVKTLRASLDTPGPYLYRKQAEQLLKQIDP, from the coding sequence ATGATTACAGCCTGCTTGTGGCTGGTCTTAGCTGCCAGGTCCAGCTCGCATGCACAGTCAGTTCCACCGTTGACCGTCCAGCAGGCTGTCGGCGATCAGTCTGCCAAAGATGCTCCCACTGAACTGGTTGAGGCCGTTCGACATTATAACGCTGGCCAGTTTGAGGCCACTCTCAAGCTGCTAGATCAGGCAGCAGCGCGTAACACGGATTTCCATCCCGCTCGGCCTACCCTGGCCAGATTTCATCTGCTGACCGGCCGCGTTGCCGAAGCTCGCGCCGTGCTGGAGTTGTTTGGAGCCGAATCGCCTCAGGAACCGGAAGTGTACCGGCTGTTAGGGGAATTGGCATTCCGCGAGTTTCGGCTGGTCGAGGCAGAACTGCTGTTTCGTGAGCTATTGGACAAGTCGCACGCTTACGCTATCAGTCAGCATCGCAAGAAGCAGTATCAGATCGCTGGACATGCGGGCCTGGCCGCGGTGGCCGAGCGTAGAGCTCAATGGTCCGTGGCGGCTGGGCACTTGTCCGAATGGATTGCTCTGGACGCAACTAACAGCGGTGCCCACCAGCGGCTGGCCGAGGCGCAATTCGAATTAGGCAAGGTTCGCGAAGCCTATTCATCGTTGCAAATCGCGCAACAGAATAGCGTACCGACTTTCAGCGCCGAAGTCGCCATGGGCCTGATGTACGATCAAGCCGGCCAGCGAGAAACAGCCGAGAGCTGGATGAAGCAGGCGCTCAACACGGCTCCCGATCAACCTCACGTCCTCTTGGCCGTCGCCCAGTGGTACTGGGACAACGATCAGCCACAATCAGCCCAGCAGCCCATCGCGACCGCCTTACTGATTTCGCCGCAATCAGCTCAGGCTCGCCTGTTAGCCGCACTCGTTGCGTGGCAAGCCGGCAAACTGGAACTAGCCATCGAGCATTTTCATGTTGCCGCGCGGCTAGAACCCGGTAATGCCCTGATTGCTCATCAGTTGGCGCGAGCGCTGGTCGAGACCGGGGATGCCAAACATTTGCAAGACGCGCGAGTGTTGGCCGAAGCTAGCGTCAAGCAGATGCCGGCCGATTCAAACATAGCTGCCACGTTAGGGTGGGTCTACTTGAAGCTCGAACTCTTGCCAGAAGCCGAACAGATATTCAAGCGGATTGCCCTGGGCGGGCAAGTCCAACCTGATGCCGCCTACTTCTTAGCCTGTTTTGCCGAGCGAACTGGTAAGCGGGCGGCTGCGGTTAAAACGCTGCGAGCCTCGCTAGACACTCCTGGTCCCTACTTGTATCGTAAGCAAGCTGAGCAGTTACTCAAACAGATCGATCCCTAA
- a CDS encoding Tm-1-like ATP-binding domain-containing protein — MTSSVYIVATMDTKGYELAFVRDRLRAVGVPVRMVDVGTLNPPSVQPDVCREQVQAALAVPARRANAALDNSDRGQAIALMADALRDYLQAEMSQGRLSGVLGLGGSGGTSLITTAMRALPIGLPKLMVSTVASGNVAPYVDCNDITMMYSVVDVAGINAVSEIVLANAAHAMAGMSQHARPQRRNRPTVGMTMFGVTTPCVDQVRRRLEVEGFDCLVFHATGAGGRAMEQLVASGLISGVLDITTTEVADEIVGGVFASGPHRFEKLLAAEIPLVLSVGAVDMVNFGGLETVPVPFRNRNLHVHNAQVTLMRTSVEENRKIAAFIADKLNRAAGPWRLLIPEGGVSLLDAPGQPFFDPQADSALFEELERQLRCSSQRQLIRLPLHINAPEFSRALAEHFLDLSSG, encoded by the coding sequence ATGACATCTAGCGTCTACATAGTAGCGACGATGGATACAAAAGGCTATGAGTTGGCCTTTGTGCGTGATCGTTTGCGCGCTGTGGGAGTTCCCGTCAGAATGGTTGATGTGGGCACGCTGAATCCACCCAGCGTTCAGCCGGATGTCTGTCGCGAACAGGTGCAAGCTGCTTTAGCCGTGCCTGCCAGGCGTGCCAACGCAGCTCTCGATAACTCCGATCGAGGACAAGCCATCGCTCTCATGGCGGACGCGCTGCGGGATTACTTGCAGGCAGAAATGTCCCAGGGTCGCCTGTCGGGAGTGCTCGGCTTGGGAGGCAGCGGCGGAACCTCGCTGATCACTACGGCCATGCGCGCCTTGCCTATCGGACTACCCAAGTTGATGGTCTCAACCGTGGCTAGCGGGAATGTGGCTCCGTATGTCGATTGCAACGATATCACCATGATGTATTCGGTGGTCGATGTGGCAGGAATCAATGCCGTTTCTGAGATCGTTCTAGCAAATGCCGCCCATGCGATGGCCGGTATGTCTCAGCACGCTCGGCCACAGCGTCGCAATCGCCCTACAGTAGGAATGACCATGTTTGGGGTAACGACCCCTTGCGTCGATCAAGTGCGGCGACGGCTGGAAGTCGAGGGCTTCGATTGCTTGGTCTTCCATGCGACCGGTGCGGGAGGGCGAGCCATGGAGCAACTGGTTGCGTCGGGGCTGATCTCGGGTGTGCTGGACATTACCACCACCGAAGTAGCCGACGAAATCGTTGGTGGAGTCTTCGCCAGCGGACCGCATCGATTTGAGAAACTACTCGCAGCCGAGATTCCTCTGGTACTCAGCGTGGGAGCCGTGGATATGGTCAACTTTGGTGGGCTGGAAACCGTACCAGTGCCGTTTCGCAATAGGAATCTCCACGTGCATAACGCCCAGGTCACCTTGATGAGAACCTCTGTCGAGGAGAATCGGAAAATCGCGGCGTTCATCGCGGACAAGCTGAATCGAGCCGCAGGACCCTGGCGTCTCCTAATACCCGAAGGAGGCGTATCGCTGCTGGACGCTCCCGGTCAACCCTTCTTTGATCCCCAAGCCGACTCGGCCCTGTTTGAAGAACTCGAGCGGCAATTACGTTGCTCCAGTCAACGGCAACTCATTCGACTCCCCTTGCACATCAATGCCCCCGAGTTTTCACGAGCCTTGGCCGAACATTTTCTGGACCTCAGTAGTGGCTAA
- a CDS encoding sulfatase — MNRASLVLAAFVIAWVLSLAGLSAAQTNILFIIADDASLHFGQAYDCDWVRTPNIDRLARNGLVFDNAYTPTAKCAPSRSAILTGRNPWQLEDAANHQSQFPVKFVAFSEALSAAGIRVGGQGKIWGPGSALTADGQPRSFGFNVKPQENFASFLKSQPSDKPFFYWYGSKNPHRPYDKDSGTAAGKQLSDIDRVPRIWPDNQTVRGDMLDYALEVEAFDDEVGQLLDMLLASDRADNTLVIVTSDNGMPFPRAKGHNYDISNREPLVMYWPEGIVRPGRRLVEFVSFTDFAPTFLELMGVDGLQSGMSPITGRSLVSLLQGHADPTRDFVILGRERNDVQARPGTPSGLGYPIRAMRSGDWFYIHNFAPDRWPCGDIELGLLDTDNSPTKRLIRDFGEHDQFWQLAFGKRPQEELYHLTHDPDCIVNLAADAAHSSQVASLREQLFAELTRQSDPRVLGSGNIFDNYQSPRANTPPPASRK; from the coding sequence ATGAATCGTGCCTCACTTGTTCTAGCGGCTTTCGTCATCGCCTGGGTTCTTTCCCTGGCTGGACTCTCTGCCGCGCAGACCAACATCTTGTTCATAATCGCCGACGACGCTTCGCTTCATTTTGGGCAAGCCTATGACTGCGATTGGGTCAGAACTCCTAACATCGACCGCCTAGCCCGCAATGGACTAGTATTCGACAACGCGTACACTCCGACCGCCAAATGCGCACCGTCGCGATCAGCCATCCTGACCGGACGCAATCCGTGGCAGTTAGAAGATGCGGCCAATCACCAATCGCAGTTCCCCGTCAAATTCGTAGCCTTTAGCGAGGCGCTGAGTGCAGCCGGTATCCGCGTCGGTGGGCAGGGGAAAATCTGGGGGCCTGGTTCCGCGCTGACTGCAGATGGCCAGCCGCGTTCATTCGGATTTAATGTCAAGCCACAAGAGAACTTTGCCAGCTTTCTCAAATCTCAGCCCAGCGACAAACCGTTCTTTTACTGGTATGGCAGCAAGAACCCACATCGGCCTTACGACAAGGATTCTGGAACGGCGGCCGGTAAGCAACTGTCTGATATCGACCGTGTTCCACGCATCTGGCCTGACAATCAAACGGTACGTGGCGACATGCTGGATTATGCTTTGGAGGTCGAAGCCTTTGACGACGAGGTAGGCCAGCTGCTGGACATGCTGCTGGCCAGCGATCGGGCCGACAACACTCTCGTGATTGTTACCTCCGATAACGGCATGCCGTTTCCTCGTGCCAAAGGGCATAACTATGATATTTCCAACCGCGAGCCCTTGGTAATGTATTGGCCCGAGGGCATCGTCCGCCCTGGCCGTCGCTTGGTCGAATTTGTCAGCTTCACCGATTTTGCTCCGACTTTTCTTGAGCTGATGGGCGTGGACGGGCTGCAGTCAGGCATGTCCCCCATTACCGGTCGCAGCCTGGTGAGTCTGCTTCAGGGGCATGCCGATCCAACTCGCGATTTCGTAATTCTGGGTCGGGAGCGAAACGATGTTCAGGCGCGTCCCGGCACGCCATCAGGGCTAGGATATCCGATAAGAGCGATGCGAAGTGGCGACTGGTTTTACATTCACAACTTTGCCCCTGATCGCTGGCCCTGCGGCGACATCGAGCTAGGCTTGCTGGACACCGACAATAGTCCCACTAAGCGTCTCATTCGCGACTTTGGCGAGCACGATCAATTTTGGCAACTGGCGTTTGGCAAGCGTCCGCAAGAGGAACTCTACCATCTGACCCATGATCCTGACTGCATCGTCAATCTGGCAGCCGACGCGGCGCACAGCTCTCAAGTCGCATCGCTGCGCGAACAGCTGTTTGCAGAACTGACGCGACAGTCCGATCCGCGGGTCCTGGGCAGCGGTAATATTTTCGACAACTACCAATCGCCGCGAGCCAATACGCCGCCGCCCGCGAGTCGAAAGTAG
- a CDS encoding sulfatase-like hydrolase/transferase — protein MLQFCNPSVRRLLALALAVGWCGLNLQPATADPPRPNVVLIVADDFGWGELNANIGGRPFGRTISTPNLDALAAGGLRFTNFYSCGTVCTPSRMGLLTGLDTSRSLSRGNAETVLRPESVTIGNVMQDAGYSTHAFGKWGVGGVQPGTAPFTDPPPVFQNAFALPTERGFDSYAGIVDTLHAWNYWSSYVWQGDSGNPMSAVTIPGNVGVDQATGPTPAQLADGAINVEDIFRNGAVDVINNSTPGGDPFFTYVPFITPHRTIASLPIDPLYATAGTPGDALNPNGGAWSTIEKQYASAMTAFDQRVGDIVQALSDRGILDNTLILITGDNGPQQTEGHQVEFFDSNGELRGFKRSMYDGGIRTPMVAYWNGTVAPGVSDYVGTHADLMPTLAALAGGASPTDINGISFADHLLGGTAPTRGKPLYFEFYEGGFVQAARQDNWKMVRTAAGNYELYDLNTDPSETNNLAANPSYSAVRDQLKTFLEDSRNYTLQYQPHYSQTTYNTLEDTGGVAGVREFELRLAGDAVRVGPGMGGSDVSQYDALSHAIEFSGNGKAHSKGASVGGEPGGLTIDNLAYGSSSATTNPASFELWFKPSDLAGQEIVAELGGVSRGLSFLLDGDELKFRVKDGANLATLSKDLGSGAGAPGEGTFGLDNFNQLVGVIDVQGSGANLALFLNGVKVDDQFLAGLTDWAGGDGDALGGLHNSLGGNNGDLNLFGGFDGQIALFRIYEFAMQDHQVMQRYWQIAAIPEPSSLALILCAAAGCCRSRRRRVA, from the coding sequence ATGCTGCAATTTTGCAACCCAAGCGTTCGTCGGCTGTTGGCATTAGCTTTAGCTGTTGGTTGGTGCGGTCTCAATTTGCAGCCAGCTACAGCCGATCCACCGCGACCAAACGTCGTACTGATCGTGGCGGATGATTTTGGCTGGGGCGAGTTGAACGCGAACATAGGCGGCCGTCCGTTTGGGCGGACGATTTCAACCCCCAATTTAGACGCGCTGGCCGCCGGTGGATTGCGGTTCACCAACTTTTACTCGTGCGGCACGGTTTGCACGCCCTCAAGAATGGGTCTCTTGACTGGCTTAGACACCAGTCGTTCTCTTTCGCGTGGTAATGCCGAGACCGTCTTGCGTCCTGAAAGTGTCACGATCGGCAATGTGATGCAGGATGCTGGCTATTCGACGCACGCCTTCGGCAAATGGGGAGTAGGCGGAGTCCAACCCGGCACCGCTCCCTTCACCGATCCACCACCGGTTTTTCAGAACGCGTTTGCCTTGCCAACCGAGCGAGGCTTTGATTCCTATGCGGGAATCGTCGACACACTGCATGCCTGGAATTATTGGTCCAGCTACGTGTGGCAGGGAGATTCCGGCAATCCGATGAGTGCAGTAACCATTCCCGGCAATGTCGGTGTCGACCAAGCCACGGGACCCACGCCTGCGCAGCTGGCCGACGGTGCTATCAATGTTGAAGACATCTTCCGCAACGGGGCTGTGGATGTCATCAATAATTCGACTCCGGGTGGAGATCCGTTTTTTACCTATGTCCCATTCATTACACCTCACCGCACCATTGCCTCACTACCGATCGATCCACTGTATGCAACCGCTGGCACTCCCGGCGATGCGTTAAATCCCAACGGCGGAGCTTGGTCGACGATCGAAAAGCAGTACGCTTCGGCCATGACCGCCTTTGACCAACGGGTTGGTGATATCGTTCAGGCGCTCAGCGATAGGGGCATCCTGGACAACACGTTGATCTTGATCACCGGCGACAACGGTCCGCAGCAAACCGAGGGCCATCAAGTCGAATTCTTTGATTCCAATGGTGAACTGCGCGGCTTTAAGCGTTCGATGTACGACGGCGGTATACGCACTCCCATGGTGGCCTACTGGAACGGAACCGTTGCTCCAGGAGTTAGCGATTACGTGGGCACCCATGCCGATTTGATGCCGACCTTAGCGGCCCTTGCAGGTGGTGCTTCCCCGACCGATATCAACGGAATTTCATTTGCAGACCATCTGCTGGGCGGTACCGCTCCGACGCGCGGTAAGCCGTTGTATTTCGAATTCTACGAAGGCGGTTTTGTGCAGGCAGCGCGGCAAGATAATTGGAAGATGGTTCGCACGGCCGCTGGAAACTACGAACTGTATGACCTGAATACCGACCCTAGCGAGACCAATAATCTTGCGGCCAATCCCAGCTACTCCGCTGTTCGCGATCAATTGAAAACATTTCTGGAAGATTCACGCAACTACACGCTCCAATATCAGCCGCACTATTCTCAAACCACTTACAACACACTCGAGGATACAGGCGGTGTGGCTGGCGTGCGCGAATTTGAATTGCGGCTGGCCGGGGATGCCGTGAGAGTTGGCCCCGGCATGGGCGGCTCGGATGTCAGCCAGTACGATGCGCTCAGCCACGCCATTGAATTCTCTGGCAACGGAAAGGCTCATAGCAAAGGTGCCTCAGTTGGCGGAGAGCCAGGTGGGCTGACAATAGATAATCTTGCGTACGGCTCAAGCAGTGCGACTACCAACCCTGCCAGCTTTGAATTGTGGTTCAAGCCTAGCGATCTGGCTGGCCAAGAAATCGTGGCGGAGCTAGGTGGAGTCAGTCGTGGATTGTCGTTTTTGCTTGATGGAGATGAACTTAAGTTTCGCGTTAAAGACGGGGCCAATCTGGCTACCCTGTCAAAAGATTTGGGAAGTGGTGCTGGAGCGCCCGGCGAAGGAACGTTTGGCTTAGACAATTTCAATCAACTGGTTGGCGTTATCGACGTTCAAGGTAGCGGAGCCAACCTAGCACTGTTCCTGAATGGTGTCAAAGTTGACGATCAGTTCCTGGCGGGCCTGACCGATTGGGCCGGTGGCGATGGCGACGCACTAGGTGGCCTTCACAACTCGCTCGGGGGCAACAACGGTGATTTAAACCTGTTCGGCGGCTTCGATGGCCAGATAGCCCTGTTCCGCATCTATGAGTTCGCAATGCAGGATCATCAAGTCATGCAGCGCTACTGGCAAATCGCCGCGATTCCAGAACCTAGTTCCCTAGCCCTGATCTTATGTGCCGCCGCTGGCTGCTGCCGGAGTCGACGCCGCCGAGTCGCATGA
- a CDS encoding CehA/McbA family metallohydrolase — protein MTIKFSTTILLFAILDLAVALVARAESQVAPVRLHSQVLFVGSIVDADTNQPIAARVYLQDSQGNWLFVRPASEQGTAWPYSEEWVPMPQSVERHTSVSAHPFQIELAPGEYLIQIERGKEYLPLSHKLVVPCVEAAQHDHEPRQRTIEETFSLQRWSRIATQGWYSGETHVHRRIAELPIVMSAEELNVAFPVTFWTTSADKVPDLEPSSLRSQGPSPFGAREDVGYDPIWINNHQVILPRNTEYEIFSIGPRRHTLGALFILNHRSPFVQTAPPVAPIVQQARREGALLDLDKHNWPWSLMLVPVAQVDLFELSNNSVWRTNFGFKQAGQALPPWQEFEQESPGVLTEWGWLQFGFEMYYALLNCGFRMSPSAGTASGVHPVPLGHSRVYVHTGEAFKLEAWLEGLRCGRSFVTTGPMLTARIDDELPGHVFQVGEDQSGEFAWEAEIASPDPISRVQWIVNGQVVSTIIPEEMPTDHGAWKWSGKGMLPIHNSSSRRWPSEPDRARGAPLDQGAVHSRRSAWAALRAWSDQPDGRKRFAHTGVWYFDVDQQPVRPPQRQIDYLVEQLESSLKQQQGILSPEAFAEFEQARDTYREIQARGIADPSSQ, from the coding sequence ATGACAATCAAGTTTTCGACAACAATACTTCTCTTCGCCATCTTGGACTTAGCCGTCGCCTTGGTGGCTCGCGCGGAATCGCAGGTTGCACCCGTGCGACTGCACAGTCAGGTCCTGTTTGTTGGATCGATCGTAGATGCAGACACCAACCAACCAATCGCAGCCAGAGTCTATCTGCAGGACTCTCAAGGCAACTGGCTATTTGTTCGTCCCGCCAGCGAACAAGGCACCGCCTGGCCCTACTCGGAAGAGTGGGTGCCCATGCCCCAATCGGTAGAACGGCACACCAGCGTGTCGGCTCATCCCTTCCAGATCGAACTGGCACCCGGAGAGTACTTGATTCAAATAGAACGCGGCAAGGAGTATCTGCCGCTTAGCCACAAGCTGGTGGTCCCCTGCGTTGAAGCAGCGCAACACGATCATGAGCCGAGGCAACGAACGATCGAGGAGACGTTTTCCTTGCAACGCTGGAGCCGAATTGCAACTCAAGGCTGGTACTCTGGAGAGACGCACGTCCATCGCCGTATCGCAGAGTTGCCAATTGTCATGTCAGCCGAAGAGTTGAATGTGGCCTTCCCGGTGACCTTTTGGACAACCTCTGCGGACAAAGTCCCGGACCTGGAACCATCCAGCCTGCGTTCCCAAGGGCCTTCACCGTTTGGAGCCCGTGAAGATGTCGGCTACGACCCGATTTGGATCAATAATCATCAAGTGATCCTGCCTCGCAACACCGAGTATGAAATATTTTCGATTGGGCCACGACGACATACGCTCGGTGCATTATTCATTCTCAACCACCGCTCGCCTTTTGTACAGACCGCGCCGCCAGTGGCACCCATTGTCCAACAGGCGCGGCGCGAGGGCGCATTATTAGACTTAGACAAACACAATTGGCCGTGGTCGTTGATGCTCGTTCCGGTGGCCCAAGTCGATCTGTTTGAACTATCAAACAATAGTGTCTGGCGAACCAACTTTGGCTTCAAGCAGGCTGGTCAGGCATTGCCACCATGGCAGGAATTCGAGCAAGAGTCGCCTGGTGTTTTGACCGAGTGGGGCTGGCTGCAATTTGGCTTCGAGATGTACTATGCGCTGCTGAATTGCGGTTTTCGCATGAGCCCCTCGGCGGGTACGGCGTCGGGGGTGCATCCGGTGCCACTGGGGCACAGTCGCGTTTATGTACATACGGGCGAAGCGTTCAAGTTGGAGGCTTGGCTAGAAGGCCTGCGGTGTGGTCGCTCGTTTGTGACTACCGGACCGATGCTGACAGCTCGAATCGACGATGAGCTTCCAGGTCACGTATTTCAAGTCGGTGAAGATCAGTCCGGCGAGTTCGCCTGGGAGGCCGAGATAGCCAGCCCCGATCCGATCTCGCGCGTCCAGTGGATCGTCAATGGCCAAGTCGTGTCTACGATTATTCCCGAAGAGATGCCAACGGACCACGGAGCTTGGAAATGGTCCGGAAAGGGGATGTTGCCTATCCATAACTCCAGTAGTCGCCGCTGGCCCTCAGAACCGGATCGGGCTCGCGGAGCCCCCCTAGATCAGGGAGCAGTACACAGCCGTCGATCAGCTTGGGCTGCACTGCGCGCCTGGTCTGACCAGCCTGACGGCAGAAAACGATTTGCCCACACCGGAGTATGGTATTTTGATGTGGACCAACAACCGGTGCGTCCGCCTCAGCGGCAGATCGACTATCTGGTTGAGCAGCTGGAGAGTTCTCTAAAACAGCAACAGGGGATACTCTCGCCCGAAGCCTTCGCCGAATTTGAACAGGCTCGGGACACCTATCGTGAGATTCAGGCCAGGGGCATCGCGGATCCATCTTCTCAATGA
- a CDS encoding acetolactate synthase, which yields MSSGKGATPEFLTARGRDYPTIRQFTVFLENRVGQLLEVVRRFEGTGIRIVALSITDSAECAFGRFLVSHPERGREILERAGLAIIESDLIGVQLPDSPQPLLQICSALLSAEINIVQAYPILPHHGSQAAVAIMVDNTEMALEVLNAKGFTTLNESDLLPDD from the coding sequence ATGAGCAGCGGAAAAGGCGCAACGCCAGAATTCCTGACGGCCCGAGGTCGAGATTACCCAACGATTCGCCAATTTACGGTGTTCCTGGAAAACCGCGTTGGGCAGTTATTGGAGGTGGTTCGTCGGTTTGAAGGGACTGGAATTCGCATCGTGGCTCTTTCAATTACCGATTCTGCCGAGTGCGCATTTGGACGTTTCCTGGTCAGTCATCCGGAGCGAGGCCGGGAAATCCTGGAGCGCGCAGGTCTGGCGATCATCGAAAGCGATTTGATCGGAGTCCAATTGCCCGACAGTCCTCAACCGCTGCTGCAGATCTGCTCTGCGCTTCTGTCAGCGGAAATCAATATAGTCCAGGCCTATCCTATTCTGCCGCACCATGGTTCTCAGGCGGCGGTGGCAATCATGGTGGATAACACCGAAATGGCTCTGGAAGTTCTAAACGCAAAGGGCTTTACGACGCTCAATGAGTCTGATCTGTTGCCAGACGATTGA
- a CDS encoding PEP-CTERM sorting domain-containing protein (PEP-CTERM proteins occur, often in large numbers, in the proteomes of bacteria that also encode an exosortase, a predicted intramembrane cysteine proteinase. The presence of a PEP-CTERM domain at a protein's C-terminus predicts cleavage within the sorting domain, followed by covalent anchoring to some some component of the (usually Gram-negative) cell surface. Many PEP-CTERM proteins exhibit an unusual sequence composition that includes large numbers of potential glycosylation sites. Expression of one such protein has been shown restore the ability of a bacterium to form floc, a type of biofilm.) — protein sequence MNKPFLWLSSVVLGYSLLAAPASAGVVAYYRFENSGSLGDDQTANHPGTPTNGPTASSSVGQNPVKRTGAANIGSMNLDFTAPADHLEIAHHADLSFGLNPWTIEAYVSFDSVPSTSTGGMYIAQKKASGVTDNFTDYAFLISGNRGGIGAGISYYDNGSYSATGRNLHVEFGDGSQIVAFRSNLNVPTSGWAHISAAFDGSQTVRFTLDTDLTDNVIGAIETIVAGSSFTTSTNTGTLIIGAKKNNAGAIAQAFDGLLDEVRISNNMVWHTNLLAVPEPSSALLAVCGIGGLLARRRRR from the coding sequence ATGAATAAACCTTTCCTCTGGTTAAGCTCAGTCGTTTTGGGGTACAGCCTGCTTGCCGCTCCGGCTAGCGCGGGCGTTGTGGCTTATTATAGGTTCGAGAATTCAGGTAGTTTGGGCGACGACCAAACTGCCAATCACCCTGGTACACCAACCAATGGTCCGACTGCATCTAGCTCAGTGGGACAGAACCCAGTCAAGCGAACCGGTGCTGCTAATATTGGTTCGATGAATCTGGACTTTACAGCTCCCGCAGATCACTTGGAGATCGCTCATCATGCCGATCTCAGTTTTGGCTTGAATCCATGGACGATTGAGGCTTATGTTAGTTTCGACTCGGTTCCTAGTACTTCAACCGGCGGCATGTACATCGCTCAAAAGAAGGCCAGTGGAGTCACCGACAACTTTACTGACTATGCTTTTTTGATTTCTGGTAATCGAGGTGGGATCGGTGCCGGGATATCTTATTACGATAACGGTAGTTATAGCGCAACAGGTCGCAATTTGCACGTTGAATTTGGCGACGGCTCGCAGATTGTTGCTTTCCGCAGTAACTTGAATGTACCAACCAGTGGCTGGGCTCACATTAGCGCTGCATTCGACGGTTCTCAGACGGTTCGATTTACTCTGGATACGGACTTGACGGACAACGTCATTGGCGCAATTGAGACCATTGTAGCTGGATCATCTTTCACCACCTCCACGAACACTGGCACGTTAATCATCGGCGCGAAGAAAAACAATGCGGGGGCCATTGCTCAAGCCTTTGATGGCTTGCTGGATGAAGTTCGAATCAGCAACAACATGGTTTGGCACACTAATCTACTTGCCGTTCCAGAGCCGTCTAGCGCTCTGTTAGCGGTCTGTGGAATTGGTGGCTTGTTGGCCCGCCGTCGCCGTCGGTAG